The sequence below is a genomic window from Mugil cephalus isolate CIBA_MC_2020 chromosome 14, CIBA_Mcephalus_1.1, whole genome shotgun sequence.
TTTCACACTCACGGTTTGGTTTCCCAGCTGATGAAATTCAGATGATTTTTCTGTCCTGTAGCTCAAAGTCACTTCTCACAGAAGGTTGTTTGATTATGAGTTTAAGTCGAACAGTAAATACACTGTTCCCTCacttgccattttattaggtacacaacgtattctaatataacagcgCCTGGAGGGTATTTGTTTTCTCTAACGTGCCTAATGTTCTGGAAAGTTTAGAGTATCGTGTGTTTATGTGGATAAACGGAGTAAAACACAAACCTGTGGGTCCAGGTCGTAGAAGACTCCGAACATGCCCCTCTTTTCAGGCCCCGGCGGGATGTGACCGAAGTAGTCGGCCCCTTGGATCTTGTTGTCCCAGAATCTGTACGGGAACTGAAGAGCAATCTGCAAAACCAAATtatagatattaaaaaaaaaaaaactagcttgtaaatgtttgcttcaaaacaaaatattctgaataaatGCAAAGATTTCATCCTTTACTTGTAGGgtgttttcccctttttattgattttattgtttttatggcAAAAATATAAAGTCTGAGATTTAAATCTGTTCTAaatgtcaattaattaaaaatatatattgtaaaatAGGTGAAAGCGTCTTCGTCTGGAAGGTCCAGTCACAGGTTAGTCAGTATTACTGCCACAGTTTCAccatgaagacaaaaataaaagtcctcCACTAAGACGAGTCTAAATGAGAACAATCctggaaagattttttttattgattcatttgatttatttcacttgTACCAATGTCATGTGGCTTAATGTTTAAGTATGAGTTGTAACGTGGAGTTAAAAGCTCCAGCAGCTCAGACTGGACAGACtctgaatatatttaattagaaaaaacagaaaaaggattCTTTTAGTggataagtaaaaaaaataaaattttaaggTGCTTGTTGGTGATAAATTATGTCAAATAAGGAAGAATGCATTAGCCACTTTTAATAAAAGGCTTTTTAAATGTTGGAccttcttttttgtttgccaTATATCTAAGttaattgactttttttgtaatttatttatttatttgtatcagAAATGTAGTGTAGTGAGACGTTTTCTTACCTTTTCAATGATGCCAGCTCCCAGACTGTGAATCGCTTTCAGTTTTCTCTCAGAAAGTGGAGGGTTGAACTGAATCGAGTTCCTCTGAAGCAAAGTCAGTGGGATTGTGACAAGGACCTGAGGAAGAAATCTGGTGTTAAATTAACCAACACGGCgccaaaaaacacaatcaatGTTCTTCATTAGGTCTAAACACGTTTTTACCTTCTGCGCCGTCCACTGTGACCCATTAGAGGAAGTAACTTTGACAACGTCACCTGAGTAGTCGATGGCCTGAATCtgacatatacaaaaaaaaaaaaaattaaaacatttaactatCTAGTATATAACTCCATAAATATGAGGTTATGAACGTAGAGTAACAAACCGGACACTGTGTGCGGATGTCGAGGCCCTCTGCCAGTTTGTGGAGTAAAACAGAGTAGCCCTTAGTGAGTAAAGTGTGATCTCCTGAGAACTGGGCAAAAAACTCGTTGTGGTCCCAAGATCTGGCCGaaacctgcacaaacacaaatacataacAACGTTAACCAGcacagttcatttaaatattaaaaggcaCGTGTGATAAATCACATTTCCAGTTTTTTCCCACCTGGTCTAACGTGCTTCCACAGGCGTACTCCAGATTGCTGAGATGAAACTGAAGaactttctcctccagctcgcTGAACTGGATCCCAGACTCCTGGAGGAagttcttcttcacctcctggACCTTTTCTGTGGTGACACAAAAAAGCAGCGAACAGAAGATAAACATTCGTTTTTATCGACATATTACGGTGTGTGTGGAGCTCATCATCCAGCGACAAGACAAACATAAACCATTATATTGTGATGAGGGTCTAGCACCTCCCAGTGGAGTGTCCTGGTTCTGCGACTTGTCCTTCCTCCATTCCGAGACCACGTCCAGGATGGCGTTAAAGTGGAAGTCCATGCGTTTGTCGATGGCCGGGTCAGTGGCCTGCCCCCCCTCCTGAAAGAGGTCACACCTGTCTCCCAGCTTATGCATCTTGATGCCcatctgcagcagaggagggaaaacagaaaCGCACATGTCAGATGCCACGTGAAAGGCACCAGCAGCTAGTGCGGTTatttatcagattaaattagatCACGTTTAAGGAGAAACATCATGAATATTATCTCTACAGtgtatatttagtttttcctgCCCATCGTTGACCCAGACAGAGAAATCTGTGACAAATAAGATAcagcaacacaataaaaatatattaatgggACAAATAAAAAGGTGCAAAGGTCCATGTATGAAAAAGAGAGgacataaaatgtaaaaataaataaaagttatataaaaaaatcgTTTTTTATactggtaaaacaaacaaaaaaaagaaaacgtgagATGTGATGCTGTTTTCACTAAAATGTCAAGCAACAGGACTGGATAGATCAGTTCTCTTGATGGCACGAGACGTAcgcgataataataataataatgcacctTATCGACTTAGATTTATATATACACTAGTTTTagaacatttttattgaaatgtgtgtaGTTTAATGTCTattttttactctgaaatgaaagcacagaccaaataaaataaaaataaaaatcatggaatcaatatataaacCAAAATACACCCTAAACTTCCCACTCATTCATCACACTAACCATCTCTCTCTGATTTAACACCTTTCTAAAacggaaatcaaatatttttctttccagtgacattgcagaagctccCATTCCCATCGTCCTGTAGAGTGCGTTTCTGTTTCTTGGGTGCGTCTCGGCATCAGGTGAAGTTGTTCTGCATCGCCTGAGCACTTACCTGCTCACACATCAGGGCGATGGGGTTGTTGACACAACCGTTGACGATCTGAGCTCCTCGACCCACAGTGACGCCCAGAGAGGTGTCGTCCCAAACCCGGCCGCCGATCCTCTCCCGCGCCTCCAGCACCACCACCTGTAAACCAGACGAAACGGGGTCAAACGTGACCCTTAACGTAACGAGGCGCGCTACCAATACGGTGGAAACGTTTTACCTTGGTGCCAAAGTTCTGGAGTTGCCGAGCGGCAGCGAGTCCCGAAGCCCCGGCGCCGATGACGACGACGTTCTTCTGCACAAAAAGTGTAGGAGCTGATGTAAACACGGATCCGAAACACGtgataaaaaatcttttatccTCCAGCCGCACGCGGAATCATGACAACACTCACGGTGCAGTGCCTCTCGGGGAGCAGGGGTCGTTTCACTGCCAGAACGCCCGTGTTGATGAGGCCCTTCCTGGTCATGAAGTGGAGCACGCGGTCCATCTCCTGCACGCAGCGCACGCGCACCAGCCCCCGAACCACGATGTTCAGAGCACATTTCTCGGGGGTCAGCACCTCCTTTAGAAAAACAAGGGGGGAAATCATTGTTTATTTcctcaaggaggaggaggaggaggtgttatAGAACCTGGTTCCTGCTCCGTACCTTACAGTTCCGGTGCCAGGAGGCCAGGATGAGGTTGCGGAGAGCCAGGTACATGGTGGGGTCACGGGAAAACTCTGGGAACTCGTAAAGCTCATccagctccatcatatctggtCGCACGCACAGAGCTTTGCCGCATTCATTGGGCTGGTAGAAGGGCTGGAAGTACGGACACAGGCCTGGGACTGAGGCGCAGAGATCAGGATCAGGGTTAAGGTAGTGTTTGTAAATGAGATCCGGACCAAACATCTCTGCTCCCACTTTAGAGTCACATCTCTGCATTTAATCATGTACGCCCATCTTTATTCCTTGGCTTTCAATAGCATGCTCTTTTCTTTTAAGGCgctagcttaatatttaatgcgtaataggccgagtttaatgtagCACACATACAGAAGGTAGAGTCTTACTCTGTGGCGGCACAGCTCTGCAGTGATCTGCCCTCAGCTCATTCAGAGACATGTTGGTGGGAGACCCCGACGGACTCATCCCCACGCAGTCGGGGTAGTAGGCGGCGAGGAAGGGGCTGGCCGGGCTCTCTTTGAACAGCGGCGGCAGAATCAGCATCGAATGCCACCAGCTGTCGGACACCTCGGCCACTCTCTGAGAGGACGAAACGGCAACAGGGTTAAGAGATAAATCACCAGTGTTTTCTTTCGACGCGCGCCGGATGCAGACCGCGAGTCACTCGGGAGATAATGGTGAACTCGGAACCTAAACGAGGTCACATCCCACAACGCCATCTTACCAGGTCCTCTGGTTGGGAGCACTGCTCGGGTCCCTCGGTCTGGAAGCGACAAAGAAGATTCCCGTCACAAAAAAGGAGAATCAAAACTTTTTGTGGctggtttttctgtttcctgtttaccTTAATGTTGTTAAACTTCATTCCGCAGCGGTACGTTGCCGCTAGGGAGGCAGTGAGCTGGATCTCCTTGGTCAGCTGGCGCCACTTCCTGCAGTCCGGTTTGGTGCACTGAACCTAAAAAGAAACATCGTGAAAATGAACATGGCTGCATCttatacatgcatgcatgtgccAATTCAAACTCACGACAGAACATACCCAGAACGGCAGCTGCTGATCTGCCATGAAAGCTTTAAGACTTGGTTCGCTCTTCCCGTTACTAGTCCAGGTCTTCTTCCAGGACGCGAAGGTCTCGTAGCCGTCTTTGTGACTgacgtgaagaaaaaaaaaaagagctgaaataAGTCCCTCATTTCAGCTCGTTGTTCATTTATCCGGCAGCCTTCCCATCACTGCGGTACATTTACACAGCCAGAGTTATCAGGACAGCCCACAGCATTCCCAAGGTCggcacacaaccacaacacaacctcTGCACACTCCTGCTGGCGGGGAGACGCTACAGGAGGCCGAAATCAAGGACGGGACTCACAAACATTCCCTCCTGAATAGTTCATATAACGCTGCCCCACTTCCCTCCGACTGAATCTGCAGCACGAGGCCCTTTCCTAaactttaacatttagtttaagataagataatctgGGAACATTTGCAGTGTTGCACCACGACTCCTGCAGCTTATTGTAAGAAGCATGTGGAAGGCTACCAGAAGTGTTAA
It includes:
- the LOC125019485 gene encoding lysine-specific histone demethylase 1B isoform X2, with amino-acid sequence MLSDADYSGNASGARRAKKRSSGESPGDGQTLRSSGRQINVRVKRTNNPPPGQSKRKATDTEEEDDQSEKKYRKCEKAGCSAMYPVCFASASERCAKNGYTSRWYHLSCGEHFCNECFDHYYRSHKDGYETFASWKKTWTSNGKSEPSLKAFMADQQLPFWVQCTKPDCRKWRQLTKEIQLTASLAATYRCGMKFNNIKTEGPEQCSQPEDLRVAEVSDSWWHSMLILPPLFKESPASPFLAAYYPDCVGMSPSGSPTNMSLNELRADHCRAVPPQIPGLCPYFQPFYQPNECGKALCVRPDMMELDELYEFPEFSRDPTMYLALRNLILASWHRNCKEVLTPEKCALNIVVRGLVRVRCVQEMDRVLHFMTRKGLINTGVLAVKRPLLPERHCTNVVVIGAGASGLAAARQLQNFGTKVVVLEARERIGGRVWDDTSLGVTVGRGAQIVNGCVNNPIALMCEQMGIKMHKLGDRCDLFQEGGQATDPAIDKRMDFHFNAILDVVSEWRKDKSQNQDTPLGEKVQEVKKNFLQESGIQFSELEEKVLQFHLSNLEYACGSTLDQVSARSWDHNEFFAQFSGDHTLLTKGYSVLLHKLAEGLDIRTQCPIQAIDYSGDVVKVTSSNGSQWTAQKVLVTIPLTLLQRNSIQFNPPLSERKLKAIHSLGAGIIEKIALQFPYRFWDNKIQGADYFGHIPPGPEKRGMFGVFYDLDPQGKQAVLMSVIAGDAVPAVRDMEDKEVVDECMKVLRELFKEQDVPEPAHFFVTHWSKDTWSQMSYSFVKTGGSGEAYDILAEDVQGKVFFAGEATNRHFPQTVTGAYLSGVREASKMAAM
- the LOC125019485 gene encoding lysine-specific histone demethylase 1B isoform X1; protein product: MLSDADYSGNASGARRAKKRSSGESPGDGQTLRSSGRQINVRVKRTNNPPPGQSKRKATDTEEEDDQSEKKYRKCEKAGCSAMYPVCFASASERCAKNGYTSRWYHLSCGEHFCNECFDHYYRSHKDGYETFASWKKTWTSNGKSEPSLKAFMADQQLPFWVQCTKPDCRKWRQLTKEIQLTASLAATYRCGMKFNNIKTEGPEQCSQPEDLRVAEVSDSWWHSMLILPPLFKESPASPFLAAYYPDCVGMSPSGSPTNMSLNELRADHCRAVPPQIPGLCPYFQPFYQPNECGKALCVRPDMMELDELYEFPEFSRDPTMYLALRNLILASWHRNCKEVLTPEKCALNIVVRGLVRVRCVQEMDRVLHFMTRKGLINTGVLAVKRPLLPERHCTKNVVVIGAGASGLAAARQLQNFGTKVVVLEARERIGGRVWDDTSLGVTVGRGAQIVNGCVNNPIALMCEQMGIKMHKLGDRCDLFQEGGQATDPAIDKRMDFHFNAILDVVSEWRKDKSQNQDTPLGEKVQEVKKNFLQESGIQFSELEEKVLQFHLSNLEYACGSTLDQVSARSWDHNEFFAQFSGDHTLLTKGYSVLLHKLAEGLDIRTQCPIQAIDYSGDVVKVTSSNGSQWTAQKVLVTIPLTLLQRNSIQFNPPLSERKLKAIHSLGAGIIEKIALQFPYRFWDNKIQGADYFGHIPPGPEKRGMFGVFYDLDPQGKQAVLMSVIAGDAVPAVRDMEDKEVVDECMKVLRELFKEQDVPEPAHFFVTHWSKDTWSQMSYSFVKTGGSGEAYDILAEDVQGKVFFAGEATNRHFPQTVTGAYLSGVREASKMAAM